ggtatgtaacgctacTCCTTCTGTCTTTGTTTgacatgacttttaaaaattagtgaATAACGAACAGGTCTGATACTTACTTCTatagcgtctaggtgacgtatattcttgcttccacaactattcctctatatatcggctatgtccaAGGCTtaatgatttctcatatctatggtagtacttcttagagtcattgagattttacgtttccatattgTATTAAatgttcataatcttgataaaatgttaatctttggtaatactctttgctggttcacgttgattgttctattgagttataagaaatgattttaaatgcatatggttgctcataatattctgctcgtgcatagagtcatttatcatttcaccgagtcccgggccgggtaatgttcgtgcggagtttcttgcatatgtcaccgagtccCTTACTAGAGGGctgggtatgtatattatatatatgattggtgatgaggatggttatgatgatgatgatgacggagatgatgtgatgattattttgccgagccccttactagggaagttgggcaccttatatgttaaagatatgcatgattttcacttaaaagggtacatgtgtagcgatattttgtttcgacttaccatgttggtatcctgtcatctttaccttatgctttacatactcagtacattgtccgtactgacccccctttcctcggtgGGCTGCGTTTCaagcccgcaggtgtagacgcacagtttggtgatcctcccgcctaggatatctactctgctgattgggagagctccactgttttgtagcccagtcgttttggtacacaactttttgtgtagtcttttgcttgtctatgggtatggcggggccctgtcccgtcgagtttcactactatactcttagaggtctgtagacattatgtgggttatatatatatatatgttttggataatggtcttgacatggtttgtttgggatgttcGCTTGTACAGGGGAAGCCTTGTcagctgcgtacatcattgtgtattgtgtagtggcagccttgttgGCTTGCGTATGCTATTATGCTTtggatagtggcggccttgtcagctcgcgtatgttgttacggttgaatggttatgactccttatgagacaggtccactatatatatatatatatggcgtTGGGGTtgtcttgatttgattaaattccatatagtcgtagtttcagttggttatacttagcaggtttgtatgtgagtgtccaaaacgggcactagtcacagCCCATCggattgggtcgtgacatatagagtagttaagggttgtctagttaaggtgtgtagggggcataggaatggttaTTTTGTATCTTAACTAGACGAGTCTTAaaaatgactctagttagggaagatgttgattatgtggacgtGATCCgaacttaggaagtcttaaggattatttaggaattcttgaagaggtcaatcatggacgttatcttcttgatctacttaattattttgatagcctttgatgaGGAAATGGCATAGTGTCTATGTGatgatatgtttgatgtcttaaAGTGTGTATGTAACTCATTATAGTAATCTTAAGTTTCATTTAGGAACATCTAGAAAGGGTGTATGGACGGTCTCTCTTTGTGCGATTTAAGTGAATCATAGGGTAGCTTTAAGTGAGAAGATTACATGCTAAAGGGTGTCTTAATGAAGAATAAGCatcttcactgtacagtgaaatAATTGACTATAATAGTGAATGAGTTTACTATAAAGTGATCTCTAAAGTatgatttttggtttaaatgttatattatgtgtttctaagttgttaaatgttttttttattataatatgattattaaaagaaaagatgcatatttccaataaaagtcaattttcatgatttttatgcataatgccatacttagtacatgtgctTGGAAtaactccatgcttttatctatctatatagttcttggtaggtgaggagcttttGGGAAGGAAGACTTGTACCATAGCATCGTTCAAGAAAATTTGAAGTATGTcttcatttgactcgagggcatatatgtattttatgttttccatttgaagtattgtaatagactaagtatttctatattagttTCTTGATGTATGGTCCGTATCCCAAGTATtattgtgtcttaagatgatgagattgagacttagtatttcctactGCTTAATATGAAGGAGTTTTTAAAGACaatgttatgttttgtgaaaagttttaatttcgcactacttttcactatgtttatgcaatgaatgatatgaaaataagacctcCGAGACGTCGAGTATGCCGGTTACAATTTGAGattgtaccctaacttctaCGGTGTGGTCTTGGGATGCGACAGACTGAtgattaaaggcttaaagacatttttaaaagggactctagcttaacaccgagtgaactagattgaggagtgtctcTTACCACTTcgggaaggtaggagcactaaaTTACTCTTGGGATTGGAGACTATAAAGCATGGAcaataaagagggtcccaactatatctcctagttcttgaactatgttgccccgataggaatactagctagtggatccacgtagttgctatgtttcatgttttggtactaccttggcaagtagtccgccttctttcggtgtagggttttatgacaccgaattccacacTAGCTAATGTGGTATATGTTGGTTAGGACAAGATGTTACCAAataattaaaggacttgaactctaacaacgataacctaaggggtctagcttagtctaggtagggctatgagactctacctaatcattgcactagttatccttgaggggAGTCGTAGgaagatgttcttatatatgtttatgttatgactATATATGACATGTACaagatgaacttgcacattgttgacactatatgttgattagttcagtTATGAGTATGTGTTGGGTTATATTGTTGAAAGAGGATGAAATGTATATTTAATAGTATGTTATGTgtagttggacattggttatggtttcttgtcgagtctacttgattgagtaaggttatgaggctttacttggtcatttcagttgttgacttgataaggattcatggTTAATTGTCTTACTTATTATTATATGGTTAACTCTTAgtcatgcttgtgatgttattccttgatgatagggtacTAGTAAATCATGGGTTCAAATATGTTGGGATACATATTACTTGcttgagttagtaagcatgtttagTTGATTGGTATGACTTGCTTCGTTATGCATGAGAATTTTTAGCTAGTAAAATTAGATGTTTTGAATaaaagtcccttttagcatattttgatattatatgtgcatatggtctcatacataatacatgtggagtactaaccccattttcttccccttTCCCAAACatttaggttccggtcattgaaggCTCATTCGGGATGACTTGAAAaaggcttggatattctctctcattcaagtgggtaggtcctcaccttcCGGGGACGATGCCAATATTATGCTTATGAAGTTGATTTGTCTTCTAAGAAttttatgttcattccactttcattgtgtacgacttgtataagcctatatgtggcttgtttacattgatgtagggATATGCCCAAATATCTATGATCTTTAGATGGTATAAGATTGAGAAAATTCTTAAGACTATGTtctattttacttatatatatctgtgtgtgcaataaaagtaaaaggctatgtaaccttcctatacgaagggtctatgcatagtcgatatatatattatgtgtatgtagaggtctatgtaaacctccaagtatatgtaatgaaaagttttaaattttccactaaatttgaCTTACGAATGTGATGATATAAACTAAGATGCTAGTCATAATCCTATGAGAGAAAGACGACACCAACTACATCTAGGgtgtaaacccggatgtgacaaacttggtatcagagcatgaggttgaatattgttgagttatgtctctctctctctaccacgtctatgtaggtttgtattcataattgtgaagcgcgccacacttatgaataagaACCTATGTGATGGCTAGGAATCACTCtcctttttgaaaatcttatatctgccattagagtatacttatgatgtgcttttgcatctaatcctattttATAGTTATAGGAAGAATAAACACAAGAAGGAACGCAACAAGaagacttgaagaggaaatttccAATGCAGGAGCTCCTCCCCATGGTGATCGAGTTCCTCCagttgaagaagatgctaacaTGGAGCATGCACAGgtcaatcctcctcctttgacaAATGAGAATATAAGGACTGCCCAAGCTAtcactactcaagcacaagcgGCGACGACTCAAGTCCAAGCTATGACGGACCAAGCAAACTAGGAGGTTGTACCCCATCCTCATCAATgagtcactactatggcttttgtctaagggacttcactcgaATGAACCCACCTACTTTCTAAGGGTCTAAGGTTGAGAaagacccccaagaattcatcGATGAGTTCTTTAGGATACTTTTTCTATGGGGTGTCCACGAGTGAAAAGGTCGAGTTGGCcacataccaactcaaggatgtggctcaaacttggtatgtgcaatggagggataataggcaCTTGAGAGGTGGTCCTTtcacttgggagatcttcaagaaggcATTTATTgatcggttctttcctagggaaaTGAAGGAGCCAAAAGTGGTGGAGTTAATGAACGTTCCTCAGGAGGTATGAGTGATCAtgagtactctttgaaattcactaaattgtcaaaatatgctcccTCTTTGGTTTCCGATCCTAGAGATTAAATGAGAGGCTTTGTGACGGGAATGTCAGATGACTTACAAAAGGAGTGTCATTTCGCCTATGTTGCGTGACTATATGTTCTATCTCGTCTTATTGTGCATGCCAAACATGTGGAAGAGGCAAGGGCTTGGAGGaaaagtagagatgctaagagggaaAGATCTTTTGATGGGATCTCTtaaaagaataggcttgagatacaagagaagcctagatttaagaagcggGTTTCAAGTTAATTTCCTACTAAGTTCCCAAAGactagtggtgatagggtgtctaactcTTCAATAAGGGGAAAGGCACTAACTTACCAACCAATAAgtcaacttgtggaaagtgtggcaagaagcactatggtgattgtcTTAAGGGGGACGGAtaattgctttggttgtggtaaaagtgggcATAAGGTTAGGGATTGCCCAAATGTGAGGGGCCAAGACAAAGGTAGTGGtaaagctcaagcaagtggttctagtgatgctccaaagaagaaccgcttctatgctctccgctctaagGGTGAACAAGAGACTTCTCCtgatgtggtgaccggtatgttaaaagtcttctctattgatgcttatgccttacttgatcctgGTGccactttatcatttgttacactTCTTGTagctaaatttgatattttgctCGACATTTTGTATGAACCTTTCatagtgtctactccggtgggtgagttggTTATGGCAAAAAGAGTGTACAAaaattgtccaataatgttGTCCAAAAGAGTTTCTAATGTTGATCTAGTAGATattgatatgtatgattttgatattatattgggcatggattggttgcacGCATGTTCTGCTTGCATTCattgtaggacaagagtggtgaggtttaactttccaaatgaacccgttgtaGAGTGGAAgtggggaaattctattcctagaggtcgtatcatctcttgtctaaaagcatgtaATATGATCTCTGAAGGTTGTCTATACCACATAGTAAGAGTTCAATATTTAGTtctgaaattcctcccattgagtcggtagccgtagtgagtgagttttcgga
This DNA window, taken from Solanum lycopersicum chromosome 5, SLM_r2.1, encodes the following:
- the LOC138348756 gene encoding uncharacterized protein; translated protein: MVIVLRGTDNCFGCGKSGHKVRDCPNVRGQDKGSGKAQASGSSDAPKKNRFYALRSKGEQETSPDVVTGMLKVFSIDAYALLDPGATLSFVTLLVAKFDILLDILYEPFIVSTPVGELVMAKRVYKNCPIMLSKRVSNVDLVDIDMYDFDIILGMDWLHACSACIHCRTRVVRLSIPHSKSSIFSSEIPPIESVAVVSEFSEVFPNDLPSIPPELDIDFGIDFLPDINPISIPPYRMDPVELKELKAQLKDLLDKGFIRPSISPWGAPVLFLKKKD